A stretch of DNA from Vibrio gallaecicus:
TCCTATAAAAATGCGCCTTCGCACACGCTTTAAATACCACTTACTTGTCAAAGTAAAAAAACTCGTTAATTTCGTTAAATTAGGACCCATTCATTCGATTCTTTGTACTGTTTCTCAGCTATGTGAGCCGTACTTTAAAGGGAAGTTGTACCTTATTTATGTTCAGATTCTATCGAAAACAGAAGTTTAAGCGCCTTCAAAACACCCTAATGCTTGCATTTCTTGTTCTTAGTATTACCCCTGTCACTGTCATCGCCTTCTTCTTTCTTCAATCACACAGTGCGGACCTACAAGAACAAAGTACCTCTCATTTAGTTTCAGTGCGAGATACTAAGCAGCAGCAAGTCACCGATTACTTACAAGCACAAGAGTCACAGGTCATTGGATTTGTACGCTCCGAGCTCGCCATAGCCAGTGGTGGACGTTTTTATGGATTAGTTAACGCATTTCAACGGCTTGGGCTAGATATAGATGAGGCTAGAGAAAATGCACAACAACGATACATCCAAGGTTCTGGCAACCAGATAAAAACATCAATCCTTCCTGAATCAAGCAGTTACGTTGGAAGCGAACGCTACCGTCTGCTTCATAAGCGCTACCATCAAGCCTATCTTGAATTATTAAAACGCTCTGATTTTGATGATATTTTACTTGTCGATATCAATGGTAACGTCACTTACTCCGTCTATAAGAATGACAATTACGGTACTAATTTAACAACCGGTGTATATAAAGACTCTAATTTAGGGAAAACATTTACGCGATTGAACCAAGACGTGATAAGCAAACGTAAGTCGAATGAAGACTATACGCCTATCATTGTTTCTGATTTTGAATTAGAAAATGGTAAGCAAAGTGCATGGCTCGGAGCGCCTATTATTCAACAAGGTTACCTGCACAGTTACGCAATGTTTAGGCTGCCAAACAATGGCATCACAAACCTTATCGCCGACCTCAACAAATCATCAAATATGCATTCGCTTTTAGTGGGTAGTGACCACTTACCTCGTAGTTTAGCTCATAGCCAAGAGTCGATAAATTTAAGCCTTGAGGTTGTAGATAAAGCCTTAGCCGGTGAAAATGCAGTAGGTACTTTTAATAATGCACTAGGTGAACCGACTATTGCAGCATACACCCCAATTAAGCTTAAATATGCAACCTGGGCTCTTGTGGTGGAACTACCTGAAAAAGAAGCTTTTTCTCGAATATATCAACTCGAAAAAATATTTATTATCACCATGCTTACTGCCATTATTTTGGTAGTAGTTGCTTCTCACTACCTTTCTAATTTCATTACTTCCCCACTTCTAAAGTTAACTTGGGCTGCAGAAAAAGTATCGGCTGGTGATTTGGATGAAGCAATGATCAACATGGAGCGAAAAGATGAGATTGGACGCCTTGCAGTAAGCTTTGAAAGAATGCAGCGCTCTATTCGCGAAAAAATACTCCTGATAAAAAGCCAAAACCAAGAACTTGAGGACAACTTAAAAGTCATCCAAAAACAGAATGACGACCTTCAACTTGCCAATAAGCTTAAAGATGAATTCTTAGCCACAACATCTCATGAGTTAAGAACTCCATTACACGGTATGGTCGGTATCGCTGAAGCTTTGATCTCAGGAGCAAACGGTCCTATCCCTGCGAGTCAAAAGTACCAACTCGACATTATTATTAACAGCGGACAACGCTTAACCACCTTGGTCGATGATCTTCTGGACTATCACAAGATGCGCTATGGCAGCTTAGACATCAACAAATCAGCCGTAGACCTTTCAGCAGCCACCAGCTTAGTTTTAGAACTTTCCCATCACTTATTGGGCAATAAACCAATTCGCATTATTAACCAAGTACCAAATGACCTAGCACTTGTATCATCAGATCCTCAGCGACTTGAACAGGTGATGTATAACTTAGTTGGCAACGCCATTAAATATACTACTGAAGGTAAGATTGTCATTTCAGCCAGTATTATTGATGACAACATTCGCGTGCAAGTTGTCGATACTGGGCAAGGAATTCCTGCGGAATATTTAGACCATATTTTCGAACCGCTCATTCAAGCTGGCCAAGATGCAAACCGCTATAGACAAGGTGCAGGTCTAGGATTATCAATTAGCCGCCAACTTATCGAACTAATGGGTGGCTCACTGTATGTAAGCAGCCAAACCATGGTAGGGACTACCTTTAGCTTTACCCTTCCACTTGCATCCGAAGAAGAAATAGCGGCAACTAGCCCTGCTAATCCTTTTTCCCACTTCCAAGCACCTGAAATTATTGAAAACCATCAGCTAGATGCCTGTGTCATTGATGAAAACCCTGATGGTCCGTTATTAATTATTGCCGACGACGAGCCTGTAAACCTGAGAGTTCTGGATAGCTTCTTAAAAATAGAAGGCTACAGAGTTCGTACAGCAAATGATGGCCCTGAAACTATTGAACTAATAAAGAAAGAAAAACCTGAACTTTTATTGCTCGATATCATGATGCCAGGAATGAGTGGCTATCAAGTTTGTGAAACTCTCAGAAAAGAATTCGATCACGCGCAACTGCCTATCATAATGCTCACGGCTCTAAATCAAACAGAAGACCGCGTAAGAGGTTTTGATGTTGGTGCAAATGACTACTTATCAAAACCATTTAATAAACAGGAACTTGCAGCAAGGATTACTGCACATTTATCCGCAAGCAAAGCTGAACAACGCCGAGTAGAAAATGATCAGCTGCAGCAAGAGCTGAAGCAGAGAGCATTGGTTGAAGCGAACCTGTTAGAAACACAAGGAAGGTTACTGGAACAGCTAGAGTCCGCGCCAGAGGCAATTATTTGTATTCGAGATGATAAGCACATCCGTTTCGCGAACGAAGCTGCGACCAAACTATTCAGAAGAAGCCAAGAACAACTGAAACGCTCTAGAGCTGATGAAATTATTGCGCCGAAATACTTAAATGTGGAACAGGCGCACTATTGTGGCGACATCGATATATACATAAATGATACAAGGCAGCATATATCAACGGATATTCTCAAGCTTCCACAAGGCTCAGGGTTAGATTCCATGTATATTTTCAATGTTGGAGGCGGGGTTAATTCAGCTCGAATTAATAACCTAGAGACAGCTGTAGAGGCGCTTTCTAGCTATGCATTCGAAGGGGACAAAGATAAATTACAGCAACTTAAAGAGCTTGGTGGAGAATTTACTCGCATTGCGGATAAAGCCGCTGGTGAAGGTAAAAATAAGCAAGACATCATGCGAGAAGTCTTAGTTGAAGCTATGACTAACTCACTAGATTACTGGGAATCAGTAACTGGTGAAAGTAAGTTCGCTTTTGCGGAGAAGAGCCAACTATGGCGAGTCTATCTAGATAGAAGCACTTTACAAACTAGAACACTAGATAAGTACTTGCGCGTAGAAACGCTGCCTAAGACTCCTAGATGGCGTACAGTGCTCAGTTCAATTGAATTTATTCTAGAGCACTGTAATGAACAAAGCCCTGAGCGTACCCACATCGAAGCACTTAGAGATAAGCTCCAAAAACTACTGACTAGCTAAAGTTTTTAACCACCAGAATCGATTTCAAGCCTGCGTTCCGCAGGCTTTTTTTTAGATAGAAGTTAGTGCCTTTCTTCACTGAAAGTTTATTAATGTATCAATAAACCTCAGTTATTTAACTTGGTAAATTAACATGGATTTATATGAATTTATCACCCATCAAAAAACTCTAATTTCCGTTATTTAGCTTAATAACCCTACTCATTACTCGAGTTTGCGAACTTAGTCACGACAGAACGGCAGATTTAATTTTTCAAGATAAATTAACGAAAATTCATTAAGTGACCTTGATCTACAAATACTTGCAATTACAAAAAAGCCTCAAAATACAGAGATCAACAAGTAAGTAACCACTTACAGATATAATTCACCCAACACCTTATTGCGACACATATCAACACGGCAGTTTGGCTCACTTTTCAACCAAACTTAATGTTTTTAACGAGAATAACGAGACGAGAGGTGCTTTTGACGTTTTTAACGTAAATCTAGTTTGCCAAATCTCTCCATTCGGTGTTTTCTAAGGGTGCCCAAGGCCTACAGGCCACTCTTAACGCTTCAAGAGGAAGCGAAAATCTAAGAGGTAGGCCTTAAAAAGAATGTGTCTTGTTAGATTAGATAACATTCAATCCATTAGTGAAATGAAAGCAAATAGTAAGGAACAGCTATGCTTGCCAATATAAAAAAAACAGCACTAGCAACAGCAATTATTGCAACTGCTACGACAGGTTTTGCATCAGTAGCAACCGCTGCAGAACGCAGTGAACTGACTATCCACCCGAAGGAATTTACTACTTTCGTACGTAACTTTAACCCGTACTTAGGTGCTACTAACCTTCATACAACAACTGACTTCTTATATGAGCCTCTTGTTGTATTTAACGAAATGCACGGTAACACGCCGGTTTTCCGCTTAGCTGAAAACTACAAAATGTCTGATGACTTGATGAGCGTGACTTTCGACATTCGTAAAGGTGTTAAATGGTCTGATGGCGAAACATTCTCTGCTGATGATGTTGTTTTTTCTTTCAACCTAGTAAAAAACAAGCCTGAGCTTGACCAAAGTGGTATCAACTCTTGGGTTTCTAGCGTTGAGAAACTGAACGATAACCAAGTTCGCTTCCGTCTAACTGAAGCAAACTCAAATGTGCCTTACGAAATTGCTAAAGTACCTGTAGTACCTAAGCATATTTGGAAAGACATCAAAGATCCTGCAACGTTTACTAATGAAAACCCAGTAGGTTCAGGTCCGTTCACTGAAATTGATACTTTCACAGCTCAACTTTACATTCAGTGTGAAAACCCGAATTACTGGGATGCTGATAACCTAGACGTTGACTGTTTACGTGTACCTCAAATCGCTAACAATGACCAATTCCTTGGTAAAGTTGTAAACAGCGAAATGGACTGGACGTCTTCATTCGTACCAGACATTGATCGTACATACGCTGCTGCAAGTCCTAAACACCACTACTGGTACCCGCCAGCAGGTACTCAAGCATTCGTAGTTAACTTCAAGCACCCAGACGCTGCTAAAAACGAAGCGCTAAGCAATGTTGACTTCCGTCGTGCATTCTCTATGGCTCTTGACCGTCAAACAATCATCGACATCGCATTCTACGGTGGCGGTACAGTGAATGACTTCGCATCTGGTCTAGGTTACGCATTCGAAGCATGGTCTGACGAAAAGACTCACAACAAGTACAAAGGCTTCAACACGTACAATGCTGAAGGTGCTAAAGACCTTCTAGCAAAAGCTGGCTTTAAAGATGTCAACAAAGATGGCTTTGTTGACACTCCATCTGGTAAGTCGTTCGAGCTAATGATTCAATCGCCAAACGGCTGGACTGATTTCAACAACACAGTTCAACTAGCAGTAGAGCAATTGAATGAAATCGGTATTAAAGCGAAAGCTCGTACACCTGATTTCTCTGTATACAACCAAGCGATGCTTGAGGGTACATACGACGTAGCTTACACAAACTACTTCCACGGTGCTGATCCATACACTTACTGGAACAGTGCTTACAACTCAGCACTACAATCTGGTGATGGTATGCCTCGTTTCGCGATGCACTACTATGAAAACAGCAAACTAGACGGTCTTCTAAACAGCTTCTACAAGACAGCTGATAAGAACGAACAGCTAGAAATTGCACATGGTATTCAACGTATCATCGCTGAAGATCAAGTAACAGTTCCTGTTCTATCTGGTGCTTACATGTTCCAGTACAACACAACTCGCTTTACGGGTTGGTGGAACGAAGAAAATCCAAAAGGCCGTCCAAACATTTGGGCTGGTATCCCAGAGCGTCTACTTCATGTACTGGACCTAAAACCAGTTAAATAAGTAATCGTTCAATCTTGGCGGCGTAACTTCTTACGCCGCTTATAAAAATCCCCCGCAGTCTTAATTGAATGTATGGCGCTTGTCGTCAGGGGGTTTTTCGTTCCAAATTTCGCTAGGAACGACCTGAAACCAGAAACAGGGAAACAATCTGGGTGAGTAAGGTGTGAGTTATGGGTTATTTTTTAAGACGTTTGTCATTTTATTTTGTCGCGCTGTTAGTTGCTGCGACGTTAAACTTTATTATTCCGCGAGCAATGCCTGGTGACCCAGTTACCATGATGTTTGCTAACGCTTCAGTTCAAGTAACACCAGAGCGTATCGCTGCCATGAAAGAGCTTCTTGGCTTTGTAGATGGCGGATTACTTGTTCAATACATCGCATACATGAAAAACATTCTAAGCTGGGAGCTTGGTACATCTATCCAATTTTACCCGCTTTCAGTTAATACACTTCTAGGTGGAGCATTTGGTTGGTCTCTATTCCTAGCCGGTACAGCTGTAATCTTGTCATTCTCGATCGGCTCAATACTCGGTATTTTTGCTGCTTGGCGCCGTGGTAGTAAGTACGACACATTTGTTACTCCAGGGATGCTTGTTATTCAAGCTGTTCCTCAGGTTGTTATCGCAATGCTTGCGATGTTCACTTTCGCAATCGGATTAAAATGGTTCCCGACTGGTTACGCTTATACCGCAGGTACTCTACCTGACTGGACAAGCTGGGAATTCATCAAAGATGTCTTATACCACGCAGCTCTTCCTCTATTTTGTGCTTCTGTCGTTCAAATTGGTGGCTTCTTAGTAAACATGCGTAACAACATGATCAACTTACTGGCTGAAGACTACATCACAATGGCTAAAGGTAAGGGGCTAAGTGAAAACCGAGTGGTATTCAACTACGCAGCTCGAAACGCAATGCTACCAAGTGTAACGGCTTTATCTATGTCTCTTGGTATGGCAATTGGTGGTCAGCTTATCATCGAAATCATCTTTAACTACCCAGGTCTAGGCAGCGTTCTTTTCAACGCAATCACAGCTCGTGACTACCAAGTTCTACAAGGTCAGTTACTTATCATGACGCTATTTATGCTGTTCTTTAACTTACTAGCAGACATGCTTTACGTTGTACTTGACCCTCGCCTACGTAAGGGAGGTAAATAATCATGAAAGGTATTATCAAACTAATTTGGGGAAACCCTGTAGCACTAGTTGGTGTTGTGATTCTAAGCGTATTTTTATTCATCGCTTTAGCAGCTCCACTGGTTACTAAGCACGCTCCTGATAAGCGAACGGGCAACCCACATGAATACCCAGGTTTTGTTGTTAAATCAGCACAAGCTAACCCAGATGGTTGGATTGCTACAAACCTAGCAGATGACCGACGTACACTAATCATGTCGAAAAAAGCAGACCATGTATTAGGCACTTCTCGTATGGGTCGTGATATCTGGTCACAAGTGGCTTACGGTGCACGAGTTTCTCTAGCGGTAGGTTTTGGTGCAGGTCTAACAGTTTGTTTCTTCGCAACGGTAATAGGAGTTTCCGCTGGCTACTTCGGTGGTCGTGTTGATGACATCTTAACCGCGGCAATGAACATCATGTTGGTTATCCCTCAATACCCGCTTCTATTCGTAGTAGCAGCATTTGTCGGGGAGGCTGGTCCATTAACCATTGCATTGATAATTGGGTGTACATCCTGGGCTTGGGGCGCACGTGTTGTCCGCTCACAAACCTTAGCCTTACGTGAGAAAGAATTTGTTAAAGCAGCTGAAGTTCTAGGTGAATCATCATTCCGAATTATCTTTGTGGAAATTCTTCCAAACCTAATTTCGATTGTAGGTGCGAGCTTCATTGGCTCTGTAATGTACGCAATCATGATGGAAGCAACTATCTCATTCTTAGGTCTTGGTGACCCGAATACAATTAGCTGGGGCATCATGCTGTACAACGTACAGACATCATCTTCAATGCTGATTGGCGCATGGTGGGAATTACTGGCTCCTTGTATCGCCCTGACATTCCTTGTAACAGGACTGGCGCTACTTAACTTCGCTGTTGATGAAATTGCTAACCCGCAATTACGTTCACACAAAGGTATGAAACGCTGGAAGAAACTAGCGGCACAAGACAAGTCTGAGCGTGAGCCAGAACTACCACCACAAAATGCACTTTGGAGCGGAGATAAATAATCATGTCTAATCCACTAATTTCTGTCCGCAACTTATGCGTAGACTACATTACTGAAGCTGGCGATGTCCGAGCTTGTAACAATGTTAGCTTTGATATTGCCCCTGGTGAAGTCCTAGGGCTAGCTGGAGAATCTGGATGTGGTAAATCCACTGTCGCTTTCTCTCTGATGCGCCTCCATAAGCCGCCAGCATTCATTTCAAGCGGTGAGGTTATTTTCAACGGTGAAAATATCCTGGAGTACAGCGATGACCGTATGCAAGCGTTCCGCTGGAGCGAAATGTCGATGGTTTTCCAAAGTGCGATGAATGCGCTAAACCCTGTATTGCCAATGGCTGAGCAGTTCTGTGACGTAATCATGCGCCACACGAGCATGACTCGTGAGCAAGCGCTAAAGCGTGCTGGTCAATTACTTGAAATCGTTGATATTCACCCTAGTCGATTAACCGATTACCCACACCAGTTCTCTGGTGGTATGCGTCAACGCTTGGTAATTGCCATTGCATTAGCACTGAACCCAAAACTGATCATCATGGATGAACCAACAACAGCACTAGACGTTGTAGTTCAGCGTGAGATTCTTCAAAAGATCTACGCGCTTAAA
This window harbors:
- a CDS encoding response regulator gives rise to the protein MFRFYRKQKFKRLQNTLMLAFLVLSITPVTVIAFFFLQSHSADLQEQSTSHLVSVRDTKQQQVTDYLQAQESQVIGFVRSELAIASGGRFYGLVNAFQRLGLDIDEARENAQQRYIQGSGNQIKTSILPESSSYVGSERYRLLHKRYHQAYLELLKRSDFDDILLVDINGNVTYSVYKNDNYGTNLTTGVYKDSNLGKTFTRLNQDVISKRKSNEDYTPIIVSDFELENGKQSAWLGAPIIQQGYLHSYAMFRLPNNGITNLIADLNKSSNMHSLLVGSDHLPRSLAHSQESINLSLEVVDKALAGENAVGTFNNALGEPTIAAYTPIKLKYATWALVVELPEKEAFSRIYQLEKIFIITMLTAIILVVVASHYLSNFITSPLLKLTWAAEKVSAGDLDEAMINMERKDEIGRLAVSFERMQRSIREKILLIKSQNQELEDNLKVIQKQNDDLQLANKLKDEFLATTSHELRTPLHGMVGIAEALISGANGPIPASQKYQLDIIINSGQRLTTLVDDLLDYHKMRYGSLDINKSAVDLSAATSLVLELSHHLLGNKPIRIINQVPNDLALVSSDPQRLEQVMYNLVGNAIKYTTEGKIVISASIIDDNIRVQVVDTGQGIPAEYLDHIFEPLIQAGQDANRYRQGAGLGLSISRQLIELMGGSLYVSSQTMVGTTFSFTLPLASEEEIAATSPANPFSHFQAPEIIENHQLDACVIDENPDGPLLIIADDEPVNLRVLDSFLKIEGYRVRTANDGPETIELIKKEKPELLLLDIMMPGMSGYQVCETLRKEFDHAQLPIIMLTALNQTEDRVRGFDVGANDYLSKPFNKQELAARITAHLSASKAEQRRVENDQLQQELKQRALVEANLLETQGRLLEQLESAPEAIICIRDDKHIRFANEAATKLFRRSQEQLKRSRADEIIAPKYLNVEQAHYCGDIDIYINDTRQHISTDILKLPQGSGLDSMYIFNVGGGVNSARINNLETAVEALSSYAFEGDKDKLQQLKELGGEFTRIADKAAGEGKNKQDIMREVLVEAMTNSLDYWESVTGESKFAFAEKSQLWRVYLDRSTLQTRTLDKYLRVETLPKTPRWRTVLSSIEFILEHCNEQSPERTHIEALRDKLQKLLTS
- a CDS encoding ABC transporter permease, producing MKGIIKLIWGNPVALVGVVILSVFLFIALAAPLVTKHAPDKRTGNPHEYPGFVVKSAQANPDGWIATNLADDRRTLIMSKKADHVLGTSRMGRDIWSQVAYGARVSLAVGFGAGLTVCFFATVIGVSAGYFGGRVDDILTAAMNIMLVIPQYPLLFVVAAFVGEAGPLTIALIIGCTSWAWGARVVRSQTLALREKEFVKAAEVLGESSFRIIFVEILPNLISIVGASFIGSVMYAIMMEATISFLGLGDPNTISWGIMLYNVQTSSSMLIGAWWELLAPCIALTFLVTGLALLNFAVDEIANPQLRSHKGMKRWKKLAAQDKSEREPELPPQNALWSGDK
- a CDS encoding ABC transporter permease; the protein is MGYFLRRLSFYFVALLVAATLNFIIPRAMPGDPVTMMFANASVQVTPERIAAMKELLGFVDGGLLVQYIAYMKNILSWELGTSIQFYPLSVNTLLGGAFGWSLFLAGTAVILSFSIGSILGIFAAWRRGSKYDTFVTPGMLVIQAVPQVVIAMLAMFTFAIGLKWFPTGYAYTAGTLPDWTSWEFIKDVLYHAALPLFCASVVQIGGFLVNMRNNMINLLAEDYITMAKGKGLSENRVVFNYAARNAMLPSVTALSMSLGMAIGGQLIIEIIFNYPGLGSVLFNAITARDYQVLQGQLLIMTLFMLFFNLLADMLYVVLDPRLRKGGK
- a CDS encoding ABC transporter substrate-binding protein; translation: MLANIKKTALATAIIATATTGFASVATAAERSELTIHPKEFTTFVRNFNPYLGATNLHTTTDFLYEPLVVFNEMHGNTPVFRLAENYKMSDDLMSVTFDIRKGVKWSDGETFSADDVVFSFNLVKNKPELDQSGINSWVSSVEKLNDNQVRFRLTEANSNVPYEIAKVPVVPKHIWKDIKDPATFTNENPVGSGPFTEIDTFTAQLYIQCENPNYWDADNLDVDCLRVPQIANNDQFLGKVVNSEMDWTSSFVPDIDRTYAAASPKHHYWYPPAGTQAFVVNFKHPDAAKNEALSNVDFRRAFSMALDRQTIIDIAFYGGGTVNDFASGLGYAFEAWSDEKTHNKYKGFNTYNAEGAKDLLAKAGFKDVNKDGFVDTPSGKSFELMIQSPNGWTDFNNTVQLAVEQLNEIGIKAKARTPDFSVYNQAMLEGTYDVAYTNYFHGADPYTYWNSAYNSALQSGDGMPRFAMHYYENSKLDGLLNSFYKTADKNEQLEIAHGIQRIIAEDQVTVPVLSGAYMFQYNTTRFTGWWNEENPKGRPNIWAGIPERLLHVLDLKPVK
- a CDS encoding ABC transporter ATP-binding protein, translated to MSNPLISVRNLCVDYITEAGDVRACNNVSFDIAPGEVLGLAGESGCGKSTVAFSLMRLHKPPAFISSGEVIFNGENILEYSDDRMQAFRWSEMSMVFQSAMNALNPVLPMAEQFCDVIMRHTSMTREQALKRAGQLLEIVDIHPSRLTDYPHQFSGGMRQRLVIAIALALNPKLIIMDEPTTALDVVVQREILQKIYALKEEFGFSILFITHDLSLMVEFSDRIGIMYSGELIEVANSQDILENPYHPYTKGLGSSFPPLTGPKTKLAGIPGNPLNLLEIPQGCRFQARCDRVHEACTKVPTTLRTIDPGHLSNCHLYGEIAHSKL